A section of the Spirosoma pollinicola genome encodes:
- a CDS encoding carbohydrate-binding protein, which translates to MIKSLFSILLIAFFLPSYGQRVLVGKFEAESFIAKQGVSTEITADTDGGMDVGWIADNGWMDYAVQAPVAGYYTFNFRLANGFSDNATLQLRAANGTVFAQILVPRTGGMQSWKTVGVTALLPAGTQTLRLFALKGVFSINWFNVRGPKALPGRIQAEDYDAINDVRPETTLDIDGGQDMGNIDDGDWLDFNVNLATAGTYTVNFRVANNYGNGLIEFRNSAGATLGQVGIPRTYGWQNWTTVSLTTNLSAGNQLLRIVAVRGAFNFNWFEVVRPAPPLPKPVLTFADLAAKTAGDASFNLAATSTNTQTPITFTSSNPQIVSVSNTNGVWKATPLAVGSATITASQVASTTYAAADNVTRTQVVQAVPSVVLGSKITLDPKRWYQLTNATYGLDQLFDGVTNVNVLTGWGKVLDNYDAYYPLLNGEKMTLESIKFFDFEGIFKDKPMTLSVITDTWQRIPIATFTGEIYNGWVGPYPGRTLAGNALFKLDASVSNIRYLVLTIQSGMPTEMELYGSYTPPTAVATPIPKKAIKLRDMFGVNAFEWNFEDGNSPWQINEPKMNMVKSFAGIRHYMDWSKLESAPGVYSYNPTISGGWDYDAMYQRCKDANIDVLACLKTLPTYMVDTYPTDQRDYENVPVRYGKDFANPLSYIEQAKVGFQYAARYGRNTAVNPALLSVNQTPRWTNDRVNTIKIGLGLIKYIECDNERDKWWKGRKGYQTAREYAANLSAFYDGHKNTMGPGVGVRNADPTMKVVIAGLVSGPEYVRAMIDWCREFRGYKPDGTVNLCWDIINFHIYVTDDASLSQTGSATRGAAPEVTTDNLRLTSFVQMAHDYAYDMPVWITEAGYDVAQTSPLKAIPIGTKTALQTQGDWILRMCLFSARLGIEKLFYYEMYDDNSAGGRFGSSGLVESSPTLARRPAADYMYQTAKLFGDYVYKETINKDPIVDRYEANGKSVYAIVVPDEKGRTAPYTLSLPTGSTARIYRPKSGADDMAVEEVPISGGKITLTATETPLFVMAVPVSGAREATELPESAENPSLHTALTVYPNPASNSFTVTVNNKSLADLELTLFDANLGRLHKQLTIQKNDQIMSHSVDLSELPMGTYIIEFKQGMEREFRKLVKEN; encoded by the coding sequence ATGATTAAAAGTCTATTTTCTATTCTACTGATAGCTTTTTTCTTACCCAGCTATGGGCAACGAGTCCTTGTCGGGAAGTTTGAGGCAGAGAGTTTTATAGCCAAACAGGGCGTAAGTACAGAAATAACAGCCGATACTGATGGAGGTATGGATGTTGGCTGGATTGCCGACAACGGCTGGATGGATTATGCCGTTCAGGCCCCAGTTGCCGGGTACTATACATTCAACTTTCGGCTGGCAAACGGCTTTAGCGATAATGCCACGCTACAGTTGAGAGCGGCCAACGGAACCGTATTCGCCCAGATTCTTGTGCCGCGCACGGGGGGTATGCAGAGCTGGAAAACTGTAGGCGTAACCGCCTTGCTTCCTGCCGGTACGCAGACCCTCCGATTGTTTGCTCTGAAAGGCGTTTTTAGTATCAACTGGTTCAATGTGCGGGGACCCAAAGCATTGCCGGGCCGGATTCAGGCAGAAGACTATGACGCTATTAACGATGTTCGCCCCGAAACCACGCTCGATATTGACGGTGGGCAGGATATGGGCAATATCGACGATGGCGATTGGCTGGACTTTAATGTTAACCTTGCCACGGCAGGCACATATACAGTCAATTTTCGAGTGGCCAACAACTACGGCAACGGACTGATCGAGTTCAGAAATTCCGCCGGTGCCACGCTGGGTCAGGTAGGCATTCCCCGAACATATGGCTGGCAAAACTGGACAACGGTTAGCCTGACAACCAATCTGTCAGCGGGAAACCAGTTGTTGCGGATAGTTGCCGTCCGAGGTGCGTTTAACTTCAACTGGTTCGAAGTTGTACGGCCCGCTCCTCCATTGCCTAAACCAGTTCTCACGTTTGCGGATTTAGCTGCTAAAACGGCGGGCGATGCCTCATTCAATCTGGCAGCTACAAGTACAAACACTCAAACGCCCATTACGTTTACCTCATCCAATCCACAGATTGTTTCGGTTTCGAACACCAATGGGGTATGGAAAGCAACGCCCCTTGCGGTGGGCTCGGCTACAATTACGGCCTCGCAGGTGGCCAGCACAACCTATGCAGCCGCCGACAATGTGACCCGTACGCAGGTTGTTCAGGCCGTTCCCTCTGTGGTGCTGGGCAGCAAAATTACCCTCGACCCCAAGCGGTGGTATCAGCTAACGAATGCCACCTACGGTCTGGATCAACTGTTTGATGGGGTAACCAACGTAAATGTTCTGACGGGCTGGGGAAAAGTGCTGGACAACTATGACGCCTATTACCCCCTGCTCAACGGCGAAAAAATGACCCTAGAAAGCATTAAGTTCTTCGACTTCGAGGGTATTTTCAAAGATAAACCAATGACCCTGTCGGTCATTACCGATACGTGGCAGCGAATTCCTATTGCGACCTTCACCGGGGAGATTTATAACGGCTGGGTAGGCCCTTATCCCGGCCGTACACTGGCAGGAAATGCGTTGTTTAAACTGGATGCTTCGGTTTCCAATATCCGGTATCTGGTATTGACCATCCAGAGCGGTATGCCCACAGAAATGGAGTTGTATGGCTCCTATACCCCTCCTACCGCAGTAGCAACGCCCATTCCGAAAAAAGCCATTAAGCTACGGGATATGTTCGGAGTCAACGCCTTCGAGTGGAATTTTGAGGATGGAAATTCGCCCTGGCAGATCAATGAGCCGAAGATGAACATGGTCAAAAGCTTTGCCGGTATTCGGCATTATATGGATTGGAGCAAACTCGAATCAGCGCCGGGTGTGTATTCCTATAATCCAACTATTTCGGGTGGCTGGGATTACGATGCGATGTACCAGCGGTGCAAAGACGCCAATATAGATGTTCTGGCCTGCCTGAAAACACTACCTACGTATATGGTCGACACTTATCCCACCGATCAGCGAGATTACGAGAATGTGCCGGTTCGATACGGGAAAGATTTCGCCAATCCGCTGTCATATATCGAACAGGCCAAAGTCGGTTTTCAGTATGCAGCCCGTTATGGCCGAAACACCGCCGTAAACCCGGCTTTATTGAGCGTTAACCAGACACCCCGATGGACAAACGACCGGGTCAATACCATTAAAATCGGTCTGGGATTAATCAAGTATATCGAATGTGATAACGAACGCGACAAGTGGTGGAAAGGCCGCAAAGGCTACCAGACGGCCCGGGAGTACGCAGCCAATTTATCGGCGTTTTACGATGGCCATAAAAATACAATGGGACCGGGCGTTGGGGTGAGAAATGCCGATCCCACCATGAAAGTTGTGATTGCAGGCCTGGTAAGCGGCCCGGAATATGTGCGGGCTATGATCGACTGGTGCAGGGAATTTCGGGGGTATAAGCCTGATGGCACCGTTAATTTATGCTGGGACATCATTAACTTTCACATATATGTAACAGACGATGCCAGTCTGTCGCAAACAGGCTCGGCAACCCGGGGTGCAGCCCCGGAGGTAACAACGGACAATTTGAGACTAACGTCGTTCGTACAAATGGCCCACGATTATGCCTATGATATGCCCGTCTGGATTACCGAAGCAGGCTATGACGTGGCACAGACCAGCCCGTTAAAAGCCATTCCGATTGGTACCAAAACGGCCTTGCAAACCCAGGGCGACTGGATTTTACGCATGTGCCTGTTTAGTGCCCGCTTAGGCATAGAAAAGCTGTTTTATTATGAGATGTATGACGACAATTCGGCTGGTGGTCGCTTTGGTTCATCCGGTTTGGTTGAGTCAAGTCCAACGCTGGCCCGCCGACCCGCTGCCGATTATATGTATCAAACCGCGAAACTGTTTGGCGACTATGTGTACAAGGAAACGATTAATAAGGACCCCATTGTTGATCGTTATGAAGCCAATGGCAAGTCAGTTTATGCCATCGTAGTCCCTGATGAGAAAGGCCGAACAGCCCCTTATACCCTCAGCTTACCGACAGGATCAACCGCCCGAATCTACCGCCCGAAATCGGGTGCTGATGACATGGCTGTGGAAGAGGTGCCCATTTCAGGTGGTAAAATCACCCTCACCGCAACAGAAACACCCCTGTTTGTTATGGCTGTACCGGTTTCAGGAGCGCGCGAAGCCACTGAACTCCCTGAAAGTGCAGAAAACCCAAGCCTGCACACAGCCCTAACCGTTTATCCTAACCCGGCGTCGAACAGTTTTACGGTTACCGTCAATAATAAGAGTTTGGCCGATCTGGAGTTGACGCTCTTCGATGCGAACTTGGGTAGGCTGCATAAGCAATTAACTATCCAGAAAAACGATCAGATTATGTCACATTCCGTCGACCTGTCTGAGTTGCCAATGGGGACCTATATCATTGAATTTAAACAGGGAATGGAACGTGAATTCCGTAAACTGGTGAAGGAGAACTAG
- a CDS encoding YeeE/YedE family protein, which produces MSFLEIIRQPWPWYVAGPLIGLTVPTLLLIGNKSFGISSSLRHICAACLPLNISYFNYNWKREAWNLFFVTGILLGGFLATHFLQNPNQIEVAPATVSALKAFGIQDFSGLMPADLFAPANIFTRKGLFFFVIGGFLVGFGTRWAGGCTSGHSIMGISNLQWPSLLATICFMIGGFVMTHLLLPLIFKLV; this is translated from the coding sequence ATGTCCTTTCTTGAAATCATCCGTCAACCCTGGCCCTGGTATGTTGCCGGACCACTTATTGGATTGACCGTACCGACGCTGTTGCTGATCGGTAATAAATCGTTTGGTATTTCTTCGTCATTACGGCATATCTGTGCCGCTTGCCTGCCGCTGAATATCTCCTATTTTAATTACAACTGGAAGCGCGAAGCGTGGAATCTTTTTTTTGTGACAGGTATATTATTAGGGGGTTTTCTGGCGACTCATTTTCTGCAAAACCCTAATCAAATCGAGGTCGCTCCAGCTACAGTAAGTGCCTTAAAAGCGTTTGGTATTCAGGATTTTTCAGGACTGATGCCCGCTGATTTGTTCGCTCCGGCCAATATTTTCACACGTAAGGGATTGTTTTTCTTCGTGATCGGAGGTTTCCTTGTCGGATTTGGTACCCGTTGGGCGGGCGGTTGCACATCGGGCCACTCGATTATGGGAATATCGAATCTGCAATGGCCATCGCTACTGGCTACCATCTGTTTCATGATTGGTGGATTCGTGATGACGCACCTGCTGCTTCCGCTCATTTTTAAACTTGTCTGA
- a CDS encoding DUF6691 family protein yields MSNLTGKSDSGVDEQPFVCDAPNEMKKAESWSGNLKYMLVGVAFGVVFVKAEIISWFRIQEMFRFDSFHMYGVIGSAIAVGMLSIFMIKRFNIKTLQGETVVIAPKKFHKGQIYGGLLFGLGWAITGACPGPLFAQIGSGYLVVLITLLSAVAGTWLYGYFEKQLPD; encoded by the coding sequence ATGTCAAACTTAACAGGTAAATCAGATTCCGGGGTGGACGAACAACCGTTTGTTTGCGACGCGCCCAACGAAATGAAGAAAGCCGAAAGCTGGTCAGGCAACCTGAAATACATGCTGGTGGGCGTAGCTTTTGGCGTAGTGTTTGTGAAGGCCGAAATCATTTCGTGGTTTCGTATACAGGAAATGTTTCGTTTCGATTCCTTTCATATGTATGGGGTTATCGGAAGTGCAATCGCCGTGGGTATGCTCTCGATATTTATGATCAAGCGATTCAATATCAAAACCTTGCAGGGAGAAACGGTTGTGATTGCGCCGAAAAAATTCCATAAAGGGCAAATCTACGGCGGGTTGCTTTTTGGGCTTGGCTGGGCAATTACCGGGGCTTGTCCGGGGCCTTTATTTGCTCAAATTGGCAGTGGCTATCTCGTAGTGCTGATTACGCTACTGAGTGCTGTGGCGGGTACCTGGTTGTACGGCTATTTTGAAAAGCAATTACCCGATTGA
- a CDS encoding response regulator transcription factor, giving the protein MRILIVDEDIKLAYSLKHSLKEYGFRVSIALDGATARKQVEFGGVNLVILETNLSDMSGYELCRDIRAHNHQLPIIILTTYGTIEHKLAGFDAGSDDYIVKPFEFRELLVRIKASIKRSYQSYEPGLGESTLLTMADLTLDLRTKTVNRAGNKQISVTPREFAILEYFLRNQGTVLSREEIAENVWDMPIDAGANLLNVYINSLRKKIDKDHDIKLIHTRKGIGFVMKEYTNV; this is encoded by the coding sequence ATGCGAATTTTAATTGTTGATGAAGATATAAAACTGGCATACTCTCTAAAACACAGCCTTAAAGAGTATGGCTTTAGAGTATCCATAGCGCTGGATGGGGCCACCGCTCGTAAGCAGGTCGAGTTTGGTGGTGTCAATCTGGTTATACTGGAAACTAATTTGTCAGATATGAGCGGCTATGAGCTATGTCGTGACATCCGCGCTCATAATCATCAGCTCCCAATAATTATCCTTACCACTTACGGAACGATTGAACATAAACTGGCCGGTTTTGACGCCGGGTCGGATGACTATATTGTCAAGCCTTTTGAGTTCAGGGAGTTGCTGGTCCGGATTAAAGCTAGTATCAAGCGCAGTTATCAATCCTATGAGCCTGGTTTAGGTGAGTCAACACTGTTAACAATGGCCGACTTAACACTGGATTTACGAACAAAGACTGTAAATCGGGCCGGTAATAAACAGATCAGTGTGACACCCCGTGAGTTTGCTATTCTGGAGTATTTCTTGCGCAATCAGGGAACGGTACTGAGCCGCGAAGAAATCGCAGAGAATGTATGGGATATGCCTATCGATGCAGGTGCCAATCTGCTTAATGTATATATTAATTCGTTACGTAAAAAAATTGACAAGGATCACGATATAAAACTAATTCACACCAGAAAGGGAATTGGTTTTGTAATGAAAGAATATACAAATGTCTGA
- a CDS encoding Crp/Fnr family transcriptional regulator has translation MNITTDYLQKILTGKFELALLDELIKYGQYKKVPMGAYLIRPGEYIRSVPFILNGSVKIMRPDKEGREALLYYLGELDTCAMSLTCCLGSKQSEITAVVEEETELIAIPVEKIDEWICRFSSWKQFVFQTYQKRFDNLLATIDEVIFHKLDERLLTYLHKKVESCQCRKLTITHEEIAQEMATSREVISRLLKQLEKEGKIQLMRNKIEML, from the coding sequence GTGAACATCACAACCGATTATTTACAAAAAATACTGACGGGAAAATTTGAATTAGCCCTGTTGGATGAACTGATCAAATACGGGCAATACAAGAAAGTGCCGATGGGTGCCTATTTGATTCGGCCCGGTGAATACATCCGATCTGTGCCATTTATCCTGAATGGGTCGGTAAAAATTATGCGACCTGATAAAGAAGGTCGGGAAGCGCTCTTGTATTATTTGGGAGAACTCGACACCTGTGCTATGTCCCTAACCTGCTGTCTGGGGAGTAAACAGAGCGAAATTACGGCCGTGGTTGAGGAAGAAACAGAACTCATTGCCATTCCGGTTGAGAAGATTGACGAATGGATATGCCGTTTCTCGTCCTGGAAACAGTTTGTCTTTCAAACCTACCAAAAACGATTCGACAACCTGCTGGCAACTATTGACGAGGTCATCTTTCATAAGCTGGATGAGCGCTTATTGACTTATCTGCACAAGAAAGTCGAAAGTTGCCAGTGTCGTAAACTGACAATTACTCACGAGGAGATTGCTCAGGAAATGGCAACATCCCGTGAAGTTATTTCCCGGCTGCTCAAGCAACTGGAGAAGGAGGGAAAAATTCAACTCATGCGGAACAAAATCGAAATGCTTTAA
- a CDS encoding DUF6132 family protein, with translation MKRLSNYKWGILGALAGAVIAFFYWKEIGCVSGTCPIKSNWQTMIPYGMLMGYLVADLAASFSKQT, from the coding sequence ATGAAGAGGTTAAGTAATTACAAGTGGGGTATTTTGGGGGCGCTGGCAGGTGCCGTTATCGCATTTTTCTATTGGAAAGAGATTGGCTGTGTTTCAGGAACCTGCCCCATTAAATCCAACTGGCAAACCATGATTCCCTACGGCATGTTAATGGGCTATCTGGTAGCCGATCTGGCCGCTTCATTCTCGAAACAGACGTGA
- a CDS encoding Ig-like domain-containing protein yields MTDTYKSLSLEKIRSCASYGLIFFVYLLTVACSSPEETGIKIRWHEKRAVALSIPGQLLGPISANSMGQQLSVRLANRETAILGSFRQESDEVIFTPLIPFTRGLQYSVWLNGKRVGDTSIPTLEADDKPELLAIYPLQDSLPENQLKIYLYFSRPMREGQSQKYVSLVKNEADTLPGVFLNLQPELWNAERTILTLWLDPGRIKRDLQPNKKLGTPLQAGNHYQIVVSDAWPDQQGATLRKSTTKVFVTTARDSLSPKPVKWKVHAPLNRLKPLDVSFGEPFDHGMLTETLHVFTEKGSVVKGKWQLQDEERKANFTPAGGWTSGTYILRIESRLEDLAGNNLNRPFDRDLTRNDGSLTAEPFIDIHFSVLNTPP; encoded by the coding sequence ATGACCGATACCTATAAGAGTCTATCGCTCGAAAAAATCAGGTCGTGCGCGTCGTACGGCCTGATTTTTTTTGTCTACCTCCTAACCGTCGCCTGCTCATCGCCAGAGGAAACGGGGATCAAAATTCGTTGGCATGAAAAACGAGCGGTTGCCCTGTCTATTCCCGGTCAGCTTTTAGGCCCGATTTCGGCCAATTCTATGGGTCAACAGCTTTCGGTTCGTTTAGCCAACAGAGAGACGGCAATACTGGGGAGCTTTCGGCAGGAAAGCGACGAAGTCATTTTCACACCACTAATCCCTTTTACGCGCGGGCTACAGTATAGTGTGTGGTTGAACGGCAAACGAGTGGGTGATACGAGCATTCCGACACTTGAGGCTGATGACAAACCAGAATTGCTGGCCATCTATCCGTTGCAGGATTCTCTACCCGAAAACCAACTGAAGATCTACCTGTATTTTTCCCGACCCATGCGGGAAGGGCAATCACAGAAGTACGTTTCCTTAGTAAAAAATGAAGCTGATACGCTGCCCGGCGTCTTTTTGAATCTCCAGCCTGAACTTTGGAATGCAGAACGTACGATACTTACGCTCTGGCTGGACCCTGGCCGAATCAAACGCGATTTGCAGCCAAATAAAAAACTTGGCACTCCTTTACAGGCGGGCAATCACTACCAGATTGTTGTTTCTGACGCCTGGCCTGATCAACAGGGGGCAACTTTAAGGAAATCTACAACAAAAGTATTCGTGACAACTGCAAGGGATAGCCTGTCGCCAAAGCCTGTAAAATGGAAAGTACATGCTCCGTTAAACAGGCTAAAACCGCTTGACGTATCCTTTGGTGAGCCCTTTGATCATGGTATGTTGACCGAAACGCTGCATGTATTTACCGAAAAGGGGAGCGTTGTTAAAGGTAAATGGCAACTGCAAGATGAAGAAAGGAAGGCTAACTTTACACCCGCCGGGGGCTGGACGTCAGGAACCTACATATTGCGAATTGAGAGTAGGTTGGAGGACTTGGCGGGTAATAACCTGAATCGTCCTTTCGACCGCGATTTAACCCGAAACGATGGTAGCCTGACAGCGGAACCATTTATAGACATCCACTTTTCTGTTCTTAATACACCACCGTGA
- a CDS encoding carboxypeptidase-like regulatory domain-containing protein produces MKLCTLIFLFAGIATCLFGQTGKLSGRVLDAKTLQPLPFTNVYINNTTIGTSANASGEFTLVNLPVGTTEIVFSFLGYIPQKQKIIVSEKTISTITIQLTPDAQQVSEVQVKAGRDKAWEKQLRRFERVFLGNTSSCKILNSWVLNFTEEANSITANASLPLEIENRLLGYKLFFQLKKFGSSSTGFFIVGDVRFTELETADASTALSWTKNREQAYRGSVKHLMKSILDKQIARQGFSVYRDKINGKLHNTNFTIDLQQNLIPYDTTAIVTASSSVNEYRISMKEKMEVIYTNDFTQTSFYTDLPNPVSWLDATNGYVLVNKEGTLLNPTQVIIAGTMADARVASMLPLDYKPGSRIVIQSPTSLLAKKLQEKVYLHTDKPYYYPGDNIWFSAYMTYRTPGLMDTLSKVLYVDLINVSRKTSKQLILKLDSGRSASAFKLPTTIAPGNYILRAYTQWMRNYGIDQFFYKPISILPLDQGVVSTSSKAISDAVLKISFDKDIYKKRDKVNMVFSLDSTEQTDIMKGTFSVSVVDETVASPFGESTSIKSNFELPDLSQNTPPQLNFPIETGITIQGVYQDKKGKGKKTTFTLLPENLGGIYPVTTGSVGQFSLTNLSIYDSTKFVVQPADGKIRLFGNDVPELPENLPAFSLPQTPLKTPHVVYSLDSLQAKILEAVTVSAKKIVKYESSYGQPDQIITGESIESYATIAEAIAAKLPSYKLIYDQTNWYLIWARASVPTSTDIRTGSSLASHEPTLYVNNVLVVGETTGDRLMQLNPSLIDHIELNGMITSNQGANGSSGLINVFTKRTSEVNSKPLSVLKVRGFDREVPFISVNYERLTPTTDIQDYRSTLYWNPRINLTSTLPSAALSFFTSDQTGTYRVVVEGITNKGNAIRSEARISVIN; encoded by the coding sequence ATGAAGCTGTGTACGTTAATTTTTCTATTCGCTGGCATTGCCACCTGTCTATTTGGGCAAACAGGTAAACTTTCGGGTCGCGTACTCGATGCGAAGACGCTACAGCCACTCCCCTTCACCAACGTGTACATAAACAATACAACCATTGGTACGTCGGCCAATGCATCCGGTGAATTTACGCTGGTTAACCTGCCCGTTGGCACCACCGAAATCGTCTTCTCATTTCTTGGCTATATTCCGCAAAAGCAAAAGATTATTGTAAGTGAAAAGACCATTAGTACAATCACTATTCAGCTAACTCCTGATGCGCAACAGGTATCAGAAGTACAGGTAAAAGCGGGTCGGGATAAAGCCTGGGAAAAACAACTTAGGCGTTTCGAGCGGGTTTTTCTGGGCAATACGTCCAGTTGCAAAATTCTTAATTCGTGGGTATTGAATTTTACAGAAGAAGCTAATTCCATTACGGCCAACGCATCGCTTCCGCTGGAAATTGAAAACCGTCTGCTAGGCTATAAACTCTTCTTCCAATTGAAAAAATTTGGCTCCTCCAGCACTGGTTTTTTCATTGTAGGTGATGTACGGTTCACAGAATTAGAAACCGCCGATGCATCAACAGCTTTAAGCTGGACGAAAAATCGGGAACAGGCTTATCGTGGGTCTGTAAAGCATTTAATGAAATCAATACTCGATAAACAAATAGCCAGACAGGGTTTTTCAGTATATCGGGATAAAATAAACGGAAAACTCCATAACACGAACTTTACTATTGATCTTCAGCAAAACCTTATTCCTTATGATACAACGGCCATCGTTACGGCCAGTTCAAGCGTAAATGAATACCGAATTTCCATGAAAGAAAAAATGGAAGTGATTTATACAAATGACTTTACGCAAACCAGTTTTTATACAGACTTGCCCAATCCTGTTAGCTGGCTCGATGCAACAAATGGCTATGTGCTGGTCAACAAAGAAGGCACCCTGCTCAACCCAACCCAGGTCATCATAGCGGGCACGATGGCCGATGCTCGTGTTGCCAGTATGCTGCCGCTCGATTACAAACCGGGTAGCCGAATCGTTATCCAGTCTCCAACCAGCTTATTGGCAAAAAAGCTACAGGAAAAAGTATACCTGCACACCGACAAGCCCTATTACTACCCTGGCGACAATATCTGGTTCAGTGCCTACATGACCTACCGAACGCCCGGTTTGATGGATACACTTAGTAAAGTACTTTATGTAGACTTAATTAACGTGTCTCGAAAAACGAGCAAGCAACTTATCCTTAAACTCGATAGCGGAAGGTCGGCCAGTGCGTTCAAACTACCCACAACAATAGCCCCCGGTAATTATATTCTGAGAGCCTATACGCAGTGGATGAGAAACTACGGAATAGACCAGTTTTTTTATAAACCAATTAGCATTCTACCGCTTGATCAGGGTGTCGTTTCCACTTCGTCTAAAGCTATTTCAGATGCTGTACTAAAAATTTCATTTGATAAAGATATTTATAAAAAAAGAGACAAAGTAAATATGGTTTTCAGCCTTGATTCAACTGAGCAAACTGATATAATGAAAGGCACTTTTTCGGTATCGGTAGTTGATGAAACAGTCGCCAGCCCGTTCGGCGAATCAACATCCATAAAAAGCAATTTTGAATTACCTGATTTATCGCAAAACACACCCCCTCAACTCAACTTTCCTATCGAAACCGGCATTACCATTCAGGGTGTTTACCAGGATAAAAAAGGGAAAGGAAAGAAAACAACATTCACGTTACTACCCGAAAATCTTGGCGGTATTTATCCGGTAACTACAGGATCTGTTGGCCAATTCTCATTGACAAATTTATCCATCTACGATAGTACAAAATTTGTTGTTCAGCCAGCAGATGGCAAGATTCGACTATTCGGGAATGATGTACCCGAATTACCCGAAAACTTACCGGCATTTTCGTTACCGCAGACACCCCTAAAAACACCCCATGTTGTTTATTCACTGGACAGCCTTCAGGCAAAAATACTGGAGGCCGTTACGGTATCGGCAAAGAAAATAGTCAAGTATGAAAGTTCGTATGGGCAACCCGACCAGATAATTACAGGAGAAAGCATAGAAAGTTATGCTACCATTGCCGAAGCCATTGCGGCTAAATTGCCTTCGTATAAACTAATTTATGATCAAACGAACTGGTATCTGATCTGGGCCAGAGCCAGTGTGCCAACCAGCACCGATATACGCACTGGCTCTTCGCTGGCTTCGCATGAGCCTACTTTGTATGTCAATAATGTACTGGTAGTTGGGGAAACCACAGGCGACAGGCTGATGCAGTTAAACCCAAGTCTCATCGACCATATAGAATTGAACGGAATGATAACGTCCAATCAGGGGGCAAACGGCTCAAGCGGCCTTATCAATGTATTCACCAAACGAACTTCAGAAGTCAATTCGAAGCCCTTATCGGTCCTAAAAGTTCGGGGATTCGATCGTGAAGTGCCCTTCATTTCTGTCAATTATGAGCGTTTGACACCTACTACCGACATCCAGGATTATCGCTCAACATTATACTGGAATCCCCGTATTAATCTAACCTCTACCCTGCCTTCTGCTGCGCTTTCCTTTTTCACATCCGACCAGACAGGCACTTACCGCGTGGTTGTAGAGGGTATTACCAACAAAGGTAATGCGATCCGATCAGAGGCCAGAATCAGTGTAATAAACTGA
- a CDS encoding GDCCVxC domain-containing (seleno)protein: MSTILTSSILTCPVCKASHTENMPTDACMYFYECQSCHSVLRPINGDCCVFCSYGTVPCPPKQVSGATCC, encoded by the coding sequence ATGAGCACAATTCTTACTAGCTCTATCCTTACCTGTCCGGTTTGCAAAGCCAGCCATACAGAAAATATGCCCACAGACGCCTGTATGTATTTCTATGAGTGCCAATCCTGTCATAGCGTTCTCAGGCCTATTAACGGCGATTGCTGTGTATTTTGTAGCTACGGTACTGTGCCCTGCCCTCCGAAGCAGGTTTCGGGCGCGACCTGTTGCTGA